The Neofelis nebulosa isolate mNeoNeb1 chromosome 16, mNeoNeb1.pri, whole genome shotgun sequence genome includes a window with the following:
- the PTRH2 gene encoding peptidyl-tRNA hydrolase 2, mitochondrial isoform X1, translating to MDTLAPNMLSKSLVMEYLAHPGALSLAAGVACGMCLGWGLRVRFGMTPKSSVSKIDTETGSEASILGESGEYKMILVVRNDLKMGKGKVAAQCSHAAVSAYKQIQRRNPELLKQWEYCGQPKVVVKAPDEETLVELLTHAKMLGLTVSLIQDAGRTQIAPGSRTVLGIGPGPADLIDKVTGHLKLY from the exons ATGGATACGCTTGCTCCGAAT atgCTCTCCAAATCCTTGGTGATGGAATATTTGGCTCATCCTGGTGCACTTAGCTTGGCTGCCGGAGTTGCTTGTGGCATGTGCCTGGGTTGGGGTCTCCGTGTACGCTTTGGGATGACTCCCAAAAGCTCAGTGAGCAAGATAGACACAGAGACTGGAAGTGAAGCAAGCATCTTAGGAGAAAGTGGGGAGTACAAAATGATTCTTGTGGTTCGAAATGACTTGAAGATGGGAAAAGGGAAAGTAGCTGCCCAGTGCTCTCATGCTGCTGTTTCTGCCTACAAGCAAATTCAAAGAAGAAACCCTGAATTGCTCAAACAATGGGAATACTGTGGCCAGCCCAAAGTGGTGGTCAAAGCCCCTGATGAAGAAACTCTGGTTGAATTATTGACCCATGCAAAAATGCTAGGACTGACTGTAAGTTTGATCCAAGATGCTGGACGTACTCAAATTGCACCTGGTTCTAGAACTGTCCTGGGAATTGGGCCAGGACCAGCAGATCTAATTGACAAAGTCACTGGTCACCTAAAACTTTACTAG
- the PTRH2 gene encoding peptidyl-tRNA hydrolase 2, mitochondrial isoform X2: MLSKSLVMEYLAHPGALSLAAGVACGMCLGWGLRVRFGMTPKSSVSKIDTETGSEASILGESGEYKMILVVRNDLKMGKGKVAAQCSHAAVSAYKQIQRRNPELLKQWEYCGQPKVVVKAPDEETLVELLTHAKMLGLTVSLIQDAGRTQIAPGSRTVLGIGPGPADLIDKVTGHLKLY; this comes from the coding sequence atgCTCTCCAAATCCTTGGTGATGGAATATTTGGCTCATCCTGGTGCACTTAGCTTGGCTGCCGGAGTTGCTTGTGGCATGTGCCTGGGTTGGGGTCTCCGTGTACGCTTTGGGATGACTCCCAAAAGCTCAGTGAGCAAGATAGACACAGAGACTGGAAGTGAAGCAAGCATCTTAGGAGAAAGTGGGGAGTACAAAATGATTCTTGTGGTTCGAAATGACTTGAAGATGGGAAAAGGGAAAGTAGCTGCCCAGTGCTCTCATGCTGCTGTTTCTGCCTACAAGCAAATTCAAAGAAGAAACCCTGAATTGCTCAAACAATGGGAATACTGTGGCCAGCCCAAAGTGGTGGTCAAAGCCCCTGATGAAGAAACTCTGGTTGAATTATTGACCCATGCAAAAATGCTAGGACTGACTGTAAGTTTGATCCAAGATGCTGGACGTACTCAAATTGCACCTGGTTCTAGAACTGTCCTGGGAATTGGGCCAGGACCAGCAGATCTAATTGACAAAGTCACTGGTCACCTAAAACTTTACTAG